Proteins from a genomic interval of Granulicella sp. L56:
- a CDS encoding sigma-54 dependent transcriptional regulator: MVSEHRASDAPLKQETACRLLIADDQPHILEALRLLLKPEGYQLEMVRTPALALEALAHESFDGVLVDLNYTRDTTSGLEGLELVTRVKELDAQLPVVVMTAWGNIDLAVEAMRRGAGDFIQKPWENARLLNILRTQMELHRSQKRAQWLEAENRILRAPGVPDFIASAASMRPVVEMMARIGPSDANVLITGEHGTGKEIVAQTLHRLSSRADRTLVAVNTGALPEGTFESELFGHVKGAFTDARTDRIGRFELASGGTLFLDEIANIPVRQQAKLLRVLETGEMERVGSSKTQTVNVRMISATNADLRAECAAGRFREDLLFRLNTVEINLPPLRDRREDIPTLAAYFLARYAARYRRAIVGLEPAALQTMMRYSWPGNVRELDHTLERAVLMARGDRIEAPDLGLQAQPVSAQSLDDMSLETVEAILIRKALARADGNVSHAADALGLSRGALYRRMEKYGL; this comes from the coding sequence ATGGTATCGGAACATAGAGCGAGCGATGCACCATTGAAGCAGGAGACGGCGTGCAGACTGCTGATCGCCGATGACCAGCCCCACATCCTCGAAGCACTGCGCCTATTACTCAAGCCGGAAGGCTATCAGTTGGAGATGGTGCGGACACCGGCGCTTGCGCTCGAAGCGTTGGCGCATGAGAGCTTCGACGGTGTCCTGGTCGACCTGAACTACACGCGCGACACAACCTCAGGGCTTGAAGGACTGGAACTGGTGACGCGCGTGAAGGAATTGGACGCGCAGCTACCGGTGGTCGTGATGACGGCATGGGGCAACATCGATCTTGCCGTAGAGGCCATGCGCCGAGGTGCCGGAGACTTCATTCAAAAGCCCTGGGAGAATGCTCGCCTGCTCAATATCCTGCGAACGCAGATGGAGTTGCATCGCAGCCAGAAGCGCGCCCAATGGCTCGAAGCAGAAAACCGTATCCTGCGTGCCCCCGGAGTTCCGGACTTTATCGCATCGGCTGCATCGATGCGGCCTGTGGTCGAGATGATGGCGCGTATAGGGCCGTCCGATGCAAATGTGCTGATTACCGGCGAGCATGGCACAGGCAAAGAGATTGTTGCTCAAACGCTTCATCGTCTGTCATCGCGTGCGGATCGCACGTTGGTTGCGGTCAATACCGGCGCTCTGCCGGAGGGGACCTTCGAGAGTGAACTCTTCGGCCATGTGAAAGGAGCATTCACCGATGCGCGCACAGACCGCATTGGACGTTTCGAGCTGGCGAGCGGTGGAACTCTCTTCCTCGACGAGATAGCAAACATCCCGGTGCGTCAGCAAGCTAAACTTCTGCGCGTACTCGAGACTGGCGAAATGGAGCGCGTAGGCTCCTCGAAGACACAGACCGTAAATGTGCGCATGATCTCCGCGACCAATGCTGACCTGCGAGCGGAGTGCGCCGCGGGGCGCTTCCGAGAAGATCTGCTCTTCCGCTTGAACACGGTTGAGATCAACCTGCCGCCACTACGGGATCGCCGAGAAGATATTCCAACCCTGGCGGCATACTTTCTGGCTCGGTATGCTGCGCGCTATCGAAGAGCAATCGTGGGACTGGAGCCGGCGGCTTTGCAGACGATGATGCGCTATAGCTGGCCGGGCAACGTGCGCGAACTGGACCATACCCTTGAGCGCGCGGTTCTAATGGCTAGGGGCGATCGCATTGAAGCCCCAGACCTGGGACTGCAGGCGCAACCGGTATCTGCACAGAGCCTTGACGATATGAGCCTTGAAACGGTGGAGGCAATATTAATCCGCAAAGCGCTGGCACGAGCAGATGGCAATGTCAGCCACGCAGCAGATGCATTGGGCCTCAGCAGGGGAGCGCTCTATCGGCGCATGGAAAAATATGGCCTCTGA
- a CDS encoding ABC transporter ATP-binding protein, producing MAENIIEIEDLTKVFYTDEIETHALSGVHLNINRGEYVAMSGPSGCGKSTLLSIIGLLDTPTSGQYTLNGKEVANLNFADRSRIRNQEIGFIFQSFNLIGDLTVAENVELPLTYRAGMPSAERKRRVQESLERVHMAHRMRHYPAQLSGGQQQRVAVARALAGSPSILLADEPTGNLDSKNGEAVMKLLQELHEEGATICMVTHDPRFAAHAERQIHLFDGKVVAEGELNRLLAEIQA from the coding sequence ATGGCCGAAAACATTATCGAGATCGAGGATTTGACGAAGGTTTTCTACACCGATGAGATCGAGACGCATGCGCTCTCCGGTGTACACCTGAACATCAACCGCGGAGAGTATGTTGCGATGTCGGGGCCGTCGGGATGTGGGAAGTCCACACTGCTTTCGATCATCGGATTGCTGGATACGCCGACAAGCGGGCAATACACGCTGAATGGCAAGGAAGTGGCGAATTTAAACTTTGCCGACCGCTCGCGCATTCGCAATCAGGAGATCGGGTTCATCTTTCAGAGCTTCAATCTGATCGGCGATCTGACGGTTGCGGAGAATGTTGAGCTGCCGCTGACCTATCGCGCGGGGATGCCCTCGGCGGAACGAAAGCGGCGGGTGCAGGAGTCGCTGGAGCGCGTCCATATGGCGCATCGGATGCGGCACTATCCAGCGCAACTCTCCGGCGGCCAGCAGCAAAGAGTCGCTGTAGCCCGCGCATTGGCTGGCTCCCCTTCGATCCTGTTGGCCGACGAGCCAACAGGAAATCTCGACTCGAAGAATGGCGAGGCAGTAATGAAGCTGCTGCAGGAGCTGCACGAGGAAGGCGCGACGATCTGCATGGTAACGCACGATCCTCGGTTCGCTGCCCATGCAGAGCGGCAGATTCATCTGTTCGACGGCAAGGTCGTGGCCGAGGGCGAACTGAATCGGCTTCTGGCAGAGATACAGGCGTAA
- a CDS encoding ADOP family duplicated permease translates to MSQWMQDMRYVLRQLRKSLGFTLTAILTLTLGIGATTAMYRVVEGVLLAPLPYPAQDRLVGVAFTFPQEKPNAEEAGTTADFIKQHSRSFASVGIAKDGTSGVNLAVGTGRASQIASLKVDRDYFPTLGVQPILGRNFSAEEDLPNGPKTVMLSYLLWKRKFNGDPGILNRTVRINEESYTVAGVMPASLDAASESAPGVASTVDIWQPLQMSTDDPGYGGSNYQMVARLRDGVNTVQAQQELSTLNRPFYKQFPNYMVWTNQAKALHEFRLWPLQQVVVSGVRTSLLTMLAAVLAVLLVACLNLAVLMTARTWRRAREMAVRSALGASRANLLRLMMCESLVLALVGGGLGLWLSRLAVPMLLRTAPIAIPPIQKGTWLSAGFALLIACVTTLIFGLLPGWNALRRNAGSALQGGNQVGTSAHQAKLGNGLMIGQVAVAMVLLSASFLLLGSFLKLRSVGSGVEAKNLTVAQVTLKGDAYATTLHTTQFIDKVVEELAHYPGVSRVAAVNGLPLDRGLNDEGKPANRPGPQENAEYRAVTPGYFRTLGIPLLGGRDVTADDGANTVPIALVSETAARRWWPDRSAIGEMIDTGGGELRRVVGVVGDTHGRSLAEAPRVTIYEPFTQLSDQTTKVINGWFPTTFAMRLSGNMDIAAAVQRAVSNADPEIPVAKLTTMQTVIDHTVAAPRFFSYLAGGFAGFALLLTMIGLFGLMSYQVTQRTREIGVRLAVGATRGQILLLVLRRSLVLAIVGLLIGAISSLAVPQLVGSVLGDYIFTGGEDISRLLSSNTTVLIMAAIAMLAATLAASYPPAQRAASIEPTQALRTE, encoded by the coding sequence ATGAGCCAATGGATGCAGGACATGCGCTATGTACTGCGGCAGTTGCGCAAGTCATTGGGGTTTACGCTAACAGCGATATTGACGCTGACGCTCGGAATTGGGGCAACAACAGCGATGTATCGAGTGGTAGAGGGTGTATTGCTCGCGCCGTTGCCCTATCCTGCGCAAGATCGGCTGGTCGGAGTCGCGTTTACCTTTCCTCAAGAGAAGCCAAACGCGGAGGAGGCAGGGACCACTGCCGATTTCATCAAGCAGCATAGCCGCAGCTTTGCATCGGTAGGGATCGCAAAAGATGGAACATCGGGTGTGAATCTTGCGGTAGGTACTGGACGAGCATCTCAGATTGCATCTTTAAAGGTGGATCGAGACTACTTTCCAACCCTTGGCGTGCAGCCAATTCTGGGACGAAACTTCTCCGCGGAAGAAGATCTTCCTAATGGGCCAAAGACTGTGATGTTGAGCTATCTGCTTTGGAAGCGGAAGTTCAATGGCGATCCCGGCATATTGAATCGAACCGTTCGTATCAACGAAGAGTCTTACACTGTCGCGGGAGTGATGCCTGCATCCCTTGATGCAGCGAGCGAGTCCGCACCCGGTGTTGCGTCGACAGTCGATATCTGGCAGCCGCTACAGATGAGCACGGACGATCCAGGCTACGGAGGCTCCAACTACCAGATGGTGGCGCGACTGCGCGACGGCGTGAACACTGTGCAGGCGCAGCAGGAGTTGAGCACTCTGAATCGGCCATTCTACAAACAGTTTCCAAACTATATGGTTTGGACGAATCAGGCTAAGGCACTGCATGAGTTTCGGTTGTGGCCGTTACAGCAGGTAGTGGTCAGCGGTGTTCGAACAAGCCTGCTGACAATGCTGGCCGCTGTTTTGGCGGTGCTATTGGTGGCATGTTTGAATCTGGCCGTCCTGATGACGGCGCGAACATGGCGCAGGGCGCGAGAGATGGCGGTACGCTCGGCACTGGGAGCGAGCCGCGCAAACCTATTGCGGTTAATGATGTGTGAAAGCCTTGTGCTGGCTTTGGTGGGCGGTGGCTTGGGATTATGGTTATCGCGTCTAGCGGTGCCAATGCTATTGAGAACAGCGCCGATAGCCATTCCTCCGATACAGAAAGGCACATGGTTGTCCGCGGGATTCGCGCTGCTGATCGCCTGTGTGACCACCCTCATCTTTGGATTGCTGCCGGGTTGGAATGCGCTGCGGCGAAACGCGGGTTCAGCGTTGCAGGGAGGCAATCAGGTAGGCACTTCCGCGCATCAGGCTAAATTAGGCAACGGATTGATGATTGGGCAGGTAGCGGTGGCGATGGTGCTGCTCTCTGCATCGTTCCTGTTATTGGGAAGCTTCTTGAAGCTACGTTCTGTGGGTTCTGGCGTGGAAGCAAAAAATCTAACCGTGGCGCAGGTAACTCTCAAAGGCGATGCGTATGCCACCACGCTGCATACGACACAATTCATCGACAAAGTGGTCGAAGAGTTGGCGCATTATCCGGGCGTATCGCGAGTTGCGGCGGTTAACGGCCTGCCGTTGGATCGTGGTTTGAACGATGAAGGGAAACCCGCGAATCGTCCAGGTCCACAGGAAAATGCGGAATATCGTGCGGTAACACCTGGCTACTTCCGTACTTTGGGTATTCCATTATTAGGCGGGCGCGATGTCACAGCGGACGATGGCGCAAATACTGTTCCTATTGCATTGGTGAGCGAAACGGCTGCCAGGAGATGGTGGCCAGACAGATCGGCAATCGGCGAAATGATAGATACAGGCGGGGGTGAGTTGCGACGCGTTGTGGGCGTTGTGGGCGACACACATGGCCGCTCGCTGGCAGAGGCACCCAGAGTCACTATCTATGAGCCATTTACGCAATTGTCAGATCAGACGACGAAGGTCATTAATGGATGGTTCCCGACCACGTTTGCTATGCGCTTGTCAGGCAATATGGACATTGCTGCCGCTGTACAACGGGCCGTATCCAATGCCGACCCTGAGATCCCGGTAGCGAAGCTGACGACGATGCAGACGGTGATCGACCACACTGTCGCTGCGCCACGCTTCTTCAGTTATCTGGCTGGCGGCTTTGCGGGATTCGCGCTACTGCTCACCATGATCGGACTATTTGGCCTGATGAGTTATCAGGTAACACAGCGAACCCGTGAGATCGGAGTTCGCTTGGCAGTCGGCGCAACGCGGGGACAGATTCTTCTGCTGGTGTTACGCCGCAGTCTTGTGCTCGCGATCGTAGGGCTGCTCATCGGAGCGATTTCGAGTCTCGCTGTTCCGCAACTGGTGGGCAGTGTTCTGGGAGACTATATCTTTACAGGCGGAGAAGATATCTCGAGGCTCCTTTCGAGTAACACGACCGTTCTAATCATGGCGGCGATAGCAATGCTTGCCGCAACCCTCGCGGCCAGCTATCCACCAGCCCAGCGTGCCGCATCCATAGAACCTACACAGGCTCTTCGAACAGAGTAG
- a CDS encoding TolC family protein — protein MKISASFLGYACVAIFAAAALQAQDAPVPALRLDIPHSDNPFNVYRATLAPPPNIANSARLDTLIHNGVLDLSLKDAIELALENNLDLAIARYNIPIAEADILRTRAGGSFRGVNTGVVQNTPGGGIGGFGSGSSGAGAGGTSGGAGGAGSGASGLVQSTLGTGTNVSSYDPMLSGSFNNEHYTQPLSNTAIYGTQTLQENTTNGNIVYSQAFPTGTSLSAVFDNSRGATNSPNSFLNPTLNSYYHVALQQQLLAGFGFGPNLRYLRIAKNNQKISDAAFKLQVVTTVTQIENMYWDLVAAYEDEQVKTQSLEFAQRTLDIGRKQLALQAIPAMEVMKDEGEVANCEQDLTIAKSTLQFQELLIKNALTKNLDDPTLEAMPVHPADSSTVQTDATTGSTEDSIALALRDRIELKESDIDLQNRNISRDAARNALLPTVALTAFYGGTGLAGPSNPAADITSTAETSWAGAVRHAFNNTAPDYYVGVSVDIPIRNRVAKSDQYRAELEMGQAQLRLQQLKKQIRIEVRNAQYALEQSKARVEFATKSRDLAKNTFDITAKEQELGAGSSYQTLTARHDLAEAQSTLVAAMTAYQKAKIELGRSTGSTLDESQISIESARTGVVPGEQ, from the coding sequence GTGAAGATATCTGCTTCCTTCCTCGGATATGCCTGCGTAGCGATATTTGCGGCCGCTGCGCTGCAAGCGCAGGACGCTCCCGTACCTGCTTTACGATTGGACATTCCACACTCCGATAATCCGTTCAACGTCTATCGTGCAACCTTGGCGCCGCCGCCGAACATTGCAAACTCAGCGAGGCTCGATACCCTCATCCACAATGGTGTGCTGGATTTAAGTTTGAAAGATGCGATTGAGTTAGCACTTGAGAACAACCTCGACCTTGCGATTGCAAGATACAACATTCCGATTGCTGAGGCGGACATCCTGCGTACGCGAGCAGGAGGCTCATTTCGCGGAGTCAATACAGGCGTTGTGCAGAACACGCCGGGCGGCGGCATTGGAGGCTTTGGCTCTGGATCGAGTGGTGCGGGCGCGGGCGGAACGTCAGGTGGCGCAGGCGGTGCGGGATCGGGAGCATCAGGCTTGGTGCAGTCAACACTCGGCACCGGCACAAACGTCTCGTCGTACGATCCGATGCTCTCAGGGTCCTTCAATAACGAGCACTACACGCAGCCGCTATCCAACACCGCCATTTACGGCACGCAAACCTTGCAAGAGAACACAACCAACGGGAATATCGTCTACTCACAGGCATTCCCTACCGGCACAAGCTTGTCCGCAGTCTTCGACAACAGCCGCGGTGCAACCAACAGTCCCAATAGCTTTCTGAACCCGACACTGAACTCTTACTATCATGTTGCGCTGCAACAGCAACTACTGGCTGGATTTGGTTTTGGGCCGAACCTCCGCTATCTGCGAATCGCAAAGAACAATCAGAAGATTTCGGACGCGGCGTTCAAGTTGCAAGTGGTGACAACGGTCACACAGATTGAAAATATGTACTGGGACCTCGTTGCCGCGTATGAAGACGAACAGGTAAAGACACAGTCATTGGAATTCGCGCAGCGGACGCTGGACATTGGCCGCAAGCAACTCGCGCTCCAGGCAATTCCTGCAATGGAAGTGATGAAAGATGAGGGCGAAGTCGCCAACTGCGAGCAGGACCTGACCATTGCGAAATCGACCCTCCAGTTTCAGGAACTGTTGATCAAAAATGCGCTCACGAAGAATCTAGATGACCCGACTCTGGAGGCGATGCCAGTGCATCCGGCCGACTCGAGTACGGTGCAGACCGATGCGACGACCGGCTCGACCGAAGACAGCATCGCACTGGCGCTGCGTGACCGGATCGAATTGAAAGAGTCGGACATCGATCTTCAAAATAGAAATATCAGCCGGGATGCAGCCCGTAATGCTCTGCTGCCGACAGTTGCGCTGACGGCATTTTATGGTGGCACCGGCCTGGCCGGCCCTTCTAACCCGGCGGCCGACATTACCTCCACGGCTGAGACAAGCTGGGCAGGAGCGGTGCGGCACGCGTTCAACAACACGGCTCCCGACTACTATGTGGGCGTTTCGGTAGATATTCCGATACGCAATCGCGTGGCGAAGTCGGATCAGTATCGCGCCGAGCTTGAGATGGGACAGGCTCAACTGCGGTTACAACAATTGAAGAAGCAGATCCGCATCGAGGTGCGCAACGCGCAGTATGCGCTGGAGCAGAGTAAGGCACGCGTGGAATTTGCTACGAAGTCACGCGATCTGGCGAAGAATACCTTCGACATCACAGCGAAGGAACAGGAGCTCGGTGCGGGGTCGAGCTATCAGACGCTGACGGCCCGGCACGATCTGGCCGAGGCGCAGTCCACGCTGGTGGCAGCGATGACGGCATATCAGAAAGCGAAGATCGAATTGGGCCGCTCTACTGGTTCGACGTTGGACGAGAGCCAGATTTCGATAGAATCAGCGAGGACGGGCGTAGTCCCGGGCGAGCAGTAA
- a CDS encoding ABC transporter ATP-binding protein has product MINLNNLERSYKTGHTETWVLRRIKLSIREGEFVTIMGPSGAGKSSLLNVLAMLDDQWRGEFIFDGVAVQTMNRKQRAELARQKIGMVFQSYHLLDDLTVAENIDLPLSYKNIPKSERQALVADTLDRFNIVGKKDLYPSQLSGGQQQLVGIARAVIHRPSLLLADEPTGNLQSAQAKEIMELFRQLNDDGATIVQVTHSDVNALYGTRTIELRDGWVSSDSAEVGAGREEVQS; this is encoded by the coding sequence ATGATCAACCTGAATAATTTAGAGCGCAGCTATAAAACGGGGCATACCGAGACGTGGGTCTTGCGGCGGATCAAGCTGTCGATACGCGAGGGAGAATTTGTAACCATCATGGGGCCATCGGGGGCAGGGAAGTCATCGTTGCTGAACGTGCTCGCCATGTTGGACGACCAGTGGCGCGGCGAATTCATCTTTGACGGAGTTGCGGTTCAGACGATGAACCGCAAGCAGCGGGCAGAACTGGCCCGGCAAAAGATTGGGATGGTCTTTCAGAGTTATCACCTGCTGGACGATCTTACTGTGGCGGAGAACATCGACCTTCCCTTGTCGTACAAGAATATTCCCAAGTCGGAACGTCAGGCATTGGTTGCCGATACGCTCGATCGTTTCAACATCGTCGGCAAGAAAGACCTGTACCCAAGTCAGCTCTCCGGTGGGCAGCAGCAGTTGGTAGGCATCGCGCGCGCAGTCATCCATCGGCCGTCGCTGCTGTTGGCCGATGAGCCGACAGGCAACCTGCAATCGGCGCAGGCAAAAGAGATTATGGAGCTGTTTCGGCAGTTGAACGACGACGGCGCGACCATTGTGCAGGTAACGCACTCCGACGTGAACGCACTGTATGGAACGCGAACGATTGAGCTGCGCGATGGATGGGTCTCCTCCGACAGCGCAGAGGTTGGCGCAGGCAGGGAAGAGGTGCAGTCGTGA
- a CDS encoding PAS domain-containing sensor histidine kinase, with translation MSATQQMHWASAGERSIGAWKNMASEEKPSGTARRKRLSLGASRHRLSFERRLRIWLYLLGLPALVLCWALLWLRSVEASVQCLLLLVFAAVWALTVSFLTEQIIRPLQTLSNVVAALREDDYSFRARGGRRNDALGDLALEINALAAMLQGQRAGSLEAMALVERVMSSMQSPVLAFDPEGKLKLLNTAGERAFGLRGPTALGSSAERLKLTHLLDASDDDLLSLDGAQQTARWVVKRSSFRLRGVPHTLLVLSDVSAALHEEERTAWKRLIRVLGHEINNSLTPIKSIAGSLRGRFASLQITSIDRSDFEGGLEVIENRAESLNRFLQAYRQLMGLPIPRLAPVSLAILVECVVRLETRLDVAVVSMPDMTLIVDADQVQQALINLTRNAVEAALSVDRMTDKKPRVETGWENTEREIVIFIVDNGPGLMNAENLFVPFYTTKPSGTGIGLVLAQQIAQAHKGSVRLANRLDGESGCRAELRLPHSA, from the coding sequence ATGTCAGCCACGCAGCAGATGCATTGGGCCTCAGCAGGGGAGCGCTCTATCGGCGCATGGAAAAATATGGCCTCTGAAGAGAAGCCGAGCGGCACGGCCCGGCGCAAGCGGTTGTCGCTTGGCGCTTCGCGACATCGCCTCAGTTTCGAACGAAGATTACGAATCTGGCTTTATCTTCTTGGTCTTCCAGCGCTGGTACTCTGTTGGGCCCTGCTGTGGCTGCGTTCCGTTGAGGCTTCGGTTCAGTGCCTGCTTTTGCTGGTATTCGCAGCCGTTTGGGCACTCACAGTCTCCTTCTTAACTGAGCAGATTATTCGTCCCTTGCAGACATTGTCGAATGTTGTAGCTGCACTGCGCGAGGACGACTACTCCTTTCGCGCTCGCGGGGGGCGAAGGAACGATGCTCTTGGTGATCTGGCGCTGGAAATCAATGCGCTGGCAGCGATGTTGCAGGGCCAACGCGCTGGCTCGCTGGAGGCAATGGCCCTTGTGGAACGAGTGATGAGTTCCATGCAGTCTCCTGTGCTTGCCTTTGATCCCGAAGGAAAGCTGAAGCTACTGAACACAGCGGGAGAACGCGCGTTCGGTTTGCGCGGCCCCACAGCGCTGGGTAGCTCTGCCGAGAGGCTCAAGCTAACGCATCTCCTGGACGCGAGCGATGACGATCTGCTCTCTCTTGATGGCGCGCAGCAGACGGCGCGTTGGGTCGTCAAGCGGTCGAGCTTTCGATTGCGTGGTGTGCCCCATACGCTGCTCGTGCTTTCCGATGTCAGTGCGGCGCTGCATGAAGAAGAACGCACTGCATGGAAGAGGCTGATCCGTGTGCTCGGCCACGAGATCAACAATTCCCTCACGCCGATCAAATCGATTGCAGGCAGCTTACGGGGAAGGTTCGCGTCTTTGCAGATAACCAGCATAGACCGCAGTGATTTTGAAGGCGGTCTTGAAGTGATTGAGAACCGCGCCGAATCATTGAACCGCTTTCTGCAAGCCTATCGACAACTGATGGGCCTGCCTATCCCCAGGCTCGCGCCGGTATCACTGGCAATATTGGTGGAGTGTGTGGTGCGACTGGAGACGCGGCTCGACGTTGCCGTTGTGAGCATGCCCGACATGACGTTGATCGTGGATGCAGACCAGGTCCAGCAAGCCCTCATCAACCTGACGCGGAACGCTGTCGAGGCAGCGTTGAGTGTTGACAGGATGACGGACAAGAAACCCAGGGTAGAGACTGGATGGGAGAACACCGAACGCGAAATTGTTATCTTCATCGTCGACAATGGGCCGGGGTTGATGAACGCCGAAAATCTATTCGTGCCGTTCTACACCACCAAGCCTAGCGGCACAGGCATCGGATTAGTGCTCGCCCAGCAGATCGCTCAAGCTCACAAAGGCTCAGTGCGCCTTGCAAATCGCCTCGATGGAGAAAGCGGTTGCAGGGCAGAGTTGAGGCTGCCGCATTCAGCGTAG
- a CDS encoding efflux RND transporter periplasmic adaptor subunit, giving the protein MDISRPDIKRKKLRRHVIVAGCAVLVVGAAALFVTRLKPAAPEVERATVWTDTVKRGPLLRQVRGPGTLVPREDRIRLIPSETEATVVRIRVLPGAKVQPDTVLMDLVDPTLQQELLDAQLQLKGAEADYINTRAKVESDLMDQKAAGATVNADYSQAQLQAKTDKSLYDLGVISGLTYSASKGKADELVTRNDLERQRLTLNEKAIETQLSVQQTKVDQAKALLGLKQKQLDALSVRAGISGVLVELDHQVGEHVTAGTTLAKVVQPDQLKASLKIAETQARDIQIGQPAEIDTHNGVIDGKVMRIDPAVLNGTVTVDVELAGALPQGARPDLSVDGTIDLERMQDVLYVGRPAFGNENSTISLFKLSADGKTAVRVPVKVGRASVNSIQVIEGLQAGDTVILSDMSRWDSTDRIRLD; this is encoded by the coding sequence ATGGATATCTCCAGACCTGATATCAAACGGAAAAAGTTGCGCCGGCATGTGATTGTTGCCGGATGTGCGGTGTTGGTGGTGGGTGCTGCGGCGCTCTTTGTGACGCGGTTGAAGCCAGCCGCTCCCGAGGTAGAGCGGGCGACCGTCTGGACGGACACGGTGAAGCGCGGGCCATTGCTGCGGCAAGTTCGTGGCCCCGGCACGCTGGTCCCTCGCGAAGACAGAATTCGCTTGATCCCCTCCGAGACCGAAGCCACCGTGGTGCGGATTCGCGTGCTCCCCGGAGCGAAGGTGCAGCCGGACACCGTGCTGATGGACCTCGTTGATCCGACCCTCCAGCAGGAACTGCTCGATGCGCAGTTGCAGTTGAAGGGCGCAGAGGCGGATTACATCAATACGCGGGCAAAGGTAGAGAGCGACCTGATGGACCAGAAGGCCGCGGGAGCTACCGTGAATGCGGACTATAGCCAGGCGCAGTTGCAGGCGAAGACCGACAAGTCTCTGTACGACCTGGGTGTGATCAGCGGCTTAACGTATAGCGCGTCGAAGGGCAAGGCGGACGAACTGGTGACGCGGAACGATCTCGAAAGGCAGCGCTTGACGCTGAATGAGAAAGCGATCGAGACGCAGCTCTCCGTGCAGCAGACGAAGGTGGATCAAGCAAAAGCACTATTGGGCCTGAAACAAAAGCAGCTTGACGCGCTGAGCGTGCGCGCCGGAATTAGCGGCGTGCTCGTCGAGCTCGATCATCAGGTGGGTGAGCATGTGACGGCGGGAACGACGCTGGCAAAGGTGGTACAGCCCGACCAGCTCAAGGCGAGTCTGAAGATCGCCGAGACCCAGGCGCGCGACATTCAAATCGGGCAGCCAGCGGAGATCGACACGCACAATGGCGTGATCGACGGCAAGGTGATGCGAATCGATCCGGCGGTATTGAACGGAACAGTGACGGTAGACGTAGAACTGGCTGGTGCGTTGCCACAGGGAGCGAGGCCAGACCTGAGTGTGGATGGAACGATCGATTTGGAGAGAATGCAGGATGTGCTCTATGTCGGCCGTCCGGCGTTCGGAAACGAGAACAGCACGATCAGCCTCTTCAAGCTGAGCGCGGATGGAAAGACGGCGGTGCGGGTTCCGGTCAAAGTAGGTCGCGCATCGGTGAACAGCATTCAGGTCATCGAGGGGTTGCAGGCCGGAGATACGGTCATCCTTTCAGACATGAGCCGATGGGATAGCACCGATCGGATTCGGTTGGACTGA